The Primulina huaijiensis isolate GDHJ02 chromosome 17, ASM1229523v2, whole genome shotgun sequence genome window below encodes:
- the LOC140963036 gene encoding calcium-dependent protein kinase 26-like produces MGNNCVRGKIDEDGFFYTVSRSLWWSKSPEMIVVSEKNRHFPSSEADEAPNSVKNMPPELIKIELEDIFVKGGRKQPNELGTWEETIKKDFIKSAQVKPEQVIMIVKGNPKKVDPSKPEKTKSFNRNMSVGLQVDSVLKTKTGHLKEYYNLGRELGHGQYGTTFLCVEKKTGKEYACKSIAKRKLLTMDDVDDVRREIEIMHHLSGDPNVISIKGAYEDSVAVHVVMELCGGGELFDRIVKRGHYSEKKAAELTRTIVGVIEDCHSLGVMHRDLKPENFLFVNEDEDSPIKTIDFGLSVFFKPGDIFTDVVGSPYYVAPEVLCKRYGPEADVWSAGVVLYILLCGVPPFWGETEREIFEEVLRGEIDFSSDPWPKISDSAKDLVKKMLVRDPKRRLTAHQVLSHPWVQVMGVAPDKPLDSAVLSRLTQFSAMNKLKKMALRVIAESLSEEEIAGLKEMFKMIDTDNSGYITFEELKAGLKRFGANLNESEIHNLMKSADVDNNGTIEYGEFIAATLHLNKIYKEDNLFRAFSFFDKDGSGYITQYELLIACQQFGIEDAHLEEMIQEADQNNDGQIDYNEFVSMMHKGNSGFDKKRFPSSFNIGLREALPVS; encoded by the exons ATGGGAAATAATTGTGTCCGTGGAAAGATTGATGAGGATGGTTTCTTCTACACAGTTTCACGTTCATTATGGTGGTCTAAATCACCAGAAATGATTGTCGTGAGCGAGAAAAACCGGCATTTTCCAAGTTCAGAAGCGGATGAAGCTCCAAATTCTGTCAAGAATATGCCCCCTGAATTGATCAAGATAGAATTGGAGGATATCTTCGTTAAGGGAGGTAGAAAACAACCTAATGAACTCGGGACATGGGAGGAAACGATCAAGAAAGATTTCATTAAATCCGCTCAAGTGAAACCCGAGCAAGTGATCATGATTGTCAAGGGAAACCCTAAGAAGGTAGATCCCTCAAAGCCTGAAAAAACGAAGAGTTTCAACAGAAACATGAGTGTCGGCCTTCAAGTGGATTCTGTGCTCAAAACCAAGACAGGGCACTTGAAGGAGTACTACAATTTGGGTCGGGAACTTGGACATGGCCAATATGGGACAACTTTTCTTTGCGTGGAGAAGAAAACTGGAAAGGAATATGCTTGTAAATCTATTGCAAAGAGGAAGCTATTGACTATGGATGACGTTGACGACGTAAGACGAGAAATCGAGATTATGCATCATTTATCTGGTGATCCGAATGTTATTTCAATCAAAGGGGCGTACGAAGATTCTGTTGCGGTTCATGTTGTGATGGAATTGTGTGGAGGAGGCGAGCTTTTCGATAGAATCGTTAAACGGGGCCATTATTCGGAGAAAAAGGCTGCAGAGCTCACTAGGACTATAGTTGGTGTTATAGAAGACTGCCATTCTCTGGGAGTGATGCATCGAGACCTTAAGCCCGAAAATTTCCTATTTGTGAACGAGGACGAGGATTCACCTATAAAGACTATAGACTTTGGGTTGTCTGTGTTTTTTAAGCCAg GAGACATATTTACTGACGTTGTTGGGAGCCCTTACTATGTTGCACCAGAGGTGCTTTGTAAGCGTTATGGACCCGAGGCGGACGTGTGGAGTGCTGGTGTTGTACTCTATATTCTACTTTGTGGGGTGCCTCCATTTTGGGGTG AAACTGAACGAGAAATATTCGAAGAAGTTTTACGTGGCGAAATTGATTTCTCATCAGATCCCTGGCCAAAAATCTCTGATAGTGCAAAGGATCTAGTCAAGAAAATGCTTGTAAGGGATCCAAAGAGGCGGTTAACTGCTCATCAAGTCCTAT CTCATCCTTGGGTGCAGGTTATGGGAGTGGCTCCAGATAAGCCTCTTGATTCTGCAGTTTTGAGTAGATTAACACAGTTTTCAGCCATGAACAAACTCAAGAAAATGGCTCTCAGG GTGATTGCAGAAAGTTTGTCTGAAGAAGAAATTGCCGGTCTGAAAGAAATGTTCAAAATGATCGACACGGATAACAGCGGATACATAACTTTCGAAGAACTCAAGGCCGGATTAAAACGATTCGGAGCTAATCTTAATGAGTCTGAGATACACAATTTGATGAAATCA GCAGATGTAGACAATAATGGTACAATCGAGTATGGAGAATTCATAGCTGCAACATTGCATTTGAACAAGATTTACAAAGAAGATAATTTATTCAGAGCATTTTCATTCTTTGATAAAGATGGGAGTGGATATATAACACAATATGAGCTTCTAATAGCTTGTCAACAATTTGGGATAGAGGATGCACACTTGGAAGAAATGATCCAAGAAGCTGATCAGAATAAC GATGGGCAGATAGATTACAACGAGTTTGTGagtatgatgcacaaagggaaCTCGGGTTTTGACAAGAAGAGGTTTCCGAGCAGTTTTAACATCGGATTAAGGGAAGCATTGCCTGTTAGCTGA